AAGTGCATGTGATGGATTGAAGTTTTCATAAAGGCTTTGAGAAATTCTACAGAAGACGTCATTATGTGAATTCAGTGCACACAGGTTTGGAGGTCAGATACCGGCTAGGATGGAAAAATTATTAAGCAGATAGGAAACAGAAGAGACAGAATAATTCGTTTGAGTGGACGGCTGTAGGAGTAACACAGGGATGTCCAACTATTTGCAGACcgtgtcatagagtcagagagatgtacagcacagaaacaggcccttcagtccaacctgtccatgccaaccaggtatcctaaactaatctcgtcccatttgccagcttttggcctatatccctccaaacccttcctattcatatacccatccagataccttttaaatgttgcaattgtaccagcctccaccacttcctctggcagctcattccatacacacacaccaccctctgtttgaaagatttgtcccttaggtcccttttaaatccttccctctcatcttaaccctatgccctctagttctggacttccctaacCCTGGGgaagaagactttgtctattcccCCTACCCatccccttcatgattttataaacctctgtatggtcacccctcagccatcgatgctccagggaaaacagccccagcctattcaagccTCTAATCCTCCAATCtcagcaaaatccttgtaaatcttttctgaacccttacaagttccacaacatccttcctacagcagggagaccagaattgtgtgagGTAttcctccaaatgtggcctcaccaatatcctgtacagccacagcatgacctcccaactcctgtactcaatgcactgtcctatgaaggcaagcataccaaatgcttccttcactatcctgtctatctgcaactccactctcaaggaactatgaatctgcacacGAAGTTCCCTCCAGGAGGATGTCTGTAGGTTTACGATTCTGATCGAACAGCTGAAATTCTGACATTCTCTTCTCTGTATGCTGCTCCTTCAGATTCTTTTCCTCTTTTGCAATTTCAAGTACCTTTTCCATTGTTGCATGGTCTGCATAAGGAATATGCAGCAAAGACTTAGCATCTGTGTTTCAAAGACCTCTATTTGCTCCCACAGATCTTTATTTATTATCCAGACTTGGGAGGCCTTCAGGAAAGTGGATAGAATGATGCGCCTTGGGAGGATTCTCCTCGTTATAGGTCATTCATCTTTGCAGAATTACTCTCCCCTCTCTTCACTGTACGTTTCTTTGTACTCATTTGGGTACCTGTGACAACAAAGCTAATTCCAACTCTTTAGCCTGCTTCTAACCCCTGCATCACATCTGTCACCTTCTGTTATAATTTATCCTCAACCCATTCCAATCCACATCGTCTCATTGAATGACGGAAAGgattcgatgggtcaaatggccataTTCTGTTCCTGCGTCATATGGACACCATCCAGGAGTCTCTCGATTTAAACACAGCTGTAAAGAAGAAGATTCTTGTGATGATGCAGTGGCATTGGGAGGTTATTATGTCCTGGTGTTTTTGAAGAGAGTTtaaaaggcagaggtgcagaactgtctGGGGTCTGGTAAATAGCTCATTTTAATGAAGTCTGAATGCATGTGGCTAGCTCTGACAGATCAGGATTTCTGGGTCACATCAGAAAATATTGGGGTCTGAAAACAGTTAGacgcttcagtgaatgtctctgagctgctctctgaattttctcttgatatcttctttcctcctgcattggagaactgcatgtgagaatctctgtctgaatttgcctttctgcCAAGGGGTGTACTTATGGGATGTtattgtattggaacagttaattaataaCGGGCACTGTATCTACTAGTTGGTTAagctttccaatagagttaagttattctaaattcctcttttttttctgtattttaaccacaatgtttaaataaattgcgCTTTAGCTAACATCAAGAAATTTGACCATCGCATTTGGGAAAGACACTTCACATTTTCcttcaaaataagaaaaggttagggtctaggctaccaaaatagtttgagggggtctggcctggtccataacattttGTACAAGGTCATTAGACAGAAGGCAGGGGCGAAATATCCAGTGACAAACGCTGTATGAACAAAAATAGCAAAGATAGAGGTGAACTGAGATTGGCGACCAGAGGTGAAAGGTGGAGCATTGTGAAACAAAAAGGGCTTCTCTGAATATCTGGAATGAACCCCAGAGGTGAACACGAGGTTCAAATCTTGAGTGGGTCTTGGTTTGCAAACCGTCGAGGTTTGGAGTGGAGGTATTATTTCCAGGTGTTCCCTCGATATTGCACTTGCACACGGCTGTCACAGATTGCGAGGGCTCGATGGATTGGTCTGCAGGAGAAAGACAATCAGGTAAGTGTAGAAAAAAAAGAGACTGGCGGCACATCGTGGTTGCCCCTTACAATGTAGTTAAAAGATATCAAGCATACAGCTCCTCCTACAGATGGCACAGCCAAAGTCAAACTGGCTCAAAGCAAGTAAGTAGTATACCCCTGAGATAATTGTGATATCCTCACTGTACAATAATGTGTGACCTGAGGAGAGCAGGATCTCAGACTCCATCTTAACTGGGGCCTCTGGAAGCATGGCATGCTGTTGGATTGGGCTACTGTTTGCAACAGATGGTAGATAGCCCAGGAACGACAGTGCCACTGACGGTACCACGGAAACATACCAGGAGCTGGAAGAAAAATCTTTCCATACTTTGTTACTCCTTCTCTGCTTCTGATGTTATAGAAGCTAATATAAGTAGGGCCTCATCAACTTCAAATACCTACTGGAGGGAAAAATCAACATTGTGGGGGCAGATCAGTTTAACCATTGCACTCACCAGGCATTGCACTGcatcactccctctgcactgcatTACTCCCCCAGCGCTGCATCACTGGCTCAGCACTGCATCACTCCCCCATCACTGCATCACTCCAACAGTGCTGCATCACTCCCCAGTACTGCATCACTGGCTCAGCATTGcatcactcccccaacactgcatcaccccctcagcactgcatctctccctcagcactgcatcactccaacagtgctgcatcactcccccagtactgcatcactccctcagcactgcatcattccctcagcactgcatcACTCCCCCAGCATGCATCACTCCCCCAGTgctgcatcactccctcagcattgcatcactcccccaacactgcatcactcccccagtactgcatcactccctcagcactgcatcattccctcagcactgcatcactccctcagcactgcatcaCTCCCCCAGCATGCATCACTCCCCCAGTgctgcatcactccctcagcattgcatcactcccccaacactgcatcactcccccagtactgcaTCACCCCATCAGCACTGCATCACCCCATCAGCACTGCCTCACCCCCTCAGCATggcatcactccctcagcactgcatcactccctcagcacggtatcactccctcagcacggcatcactccctcagcactgcatgACCCTATCAGCACTGCCTcaccccctcagcactgcatcactccctcagcactgcatcactccctcagcactgcatcactccctcagcactgcctcactcccccagcactgcatcactccctcagcactgcctcactccctcagcactgcatcaCTCTCCCAGTGCTGcatcattccctcagcactgcatcactccctcagcacttattgaaatatcttttaaatgttgtaactgtccctgcatcCACCTCTTCCTCAGGAAGTCCATTGCAGCCacaaaccacactctgtgtaaaaacgttgtgcctcatgtctttttttttaatctaacgcatctcaccctaaacatatgctcCCCCTAATGTTGAAATGCCCCACCTGCCATTCTctttatctgtgcccctcatggttttataaatctctataaagtcaccctccaacctcctatgctccagcctacccagcctctctttatacctcaaaccttccattcccggcaacatcctggtaaatccctgcTGAACCTTCTGctgcttaataatctccttcctataacagggcgaccagaactggacacagtgctgcagaggaggcctcaccaacatcctgtacaacctcaacatgacgccccaactcctgtactcaaagggctgagtgatgaaggcaagcacggcaaatgccttcttaaccacgctGCTGATTTTCCCTCCCAGATTTGTTCTCTTCTTAGATTGGTTGACCTTTTGGTTACTCTTTTTCACTTTTTTTGCATACGTTTGTCAAGACTACCTTAATGTTTTGGCACTCACTCTTCAACAGCACTAAGTTTCACATCAACTCAAACATAAAATGATTGAGCATTTGTGTACATGAACTTACCTTCTTTAGAAAAGAACACACTTCAATGGTATGACAGTAACCTATGATTTGTTTTTAAGATGGATGAGGGGTCTTGGTAGGTAAATGGTTGAGATACCCTGTTCTATTAAACAGAATCTTCCTGGTACCTACCCCTTGCAGAGTTGGGACCCATGGCTGGATGTGGAATGTTTCTTTTTCTCTCGGTGAGAGACACGGGGCCAGGGACATCGGGGGTAAGAGCAGAGGTTTACTTCCCAAGGTTACAGCCTCGTCTGTCATCTGTTTCCTGCGATTACCCCCTGGGATGGGGTATTTGGAGACCTCACCAAACACTCAGGAAGGTCACCATAGTTTCCCGGTCTTCCTTTCCAACTAGGAATGGGGGCAATTGGTACAGGAGGTGGTGAGACAGGGCCTTTCAACTGGCCATTGATTGACCACTTTTAAGGGTCTCACaattggttggggggggggggggcatgggggatcaattgaagcttttcatctggAATTTCATGGCAATAAACTCACCAGGGGCAACCCACCCGAGTATTTCCTCCTATCCCCATTTCCGAAGAGAGGAAAGTCCCACCCTCCTCTGTGTAAAATGGGAAACTTTGTATGTAAACAGTAACAGTGTAGTCCCGGGCTCTGGCCAGTGGGTGGCGCTGTGCAGCGACTTCCCGAAGCCCCTCTCCTGCCTCTTTGGCACATCAAGGGATCAAATTGACTGAGGAATGTGGGTTAAGGCATACACTTACACCTCCGCTGTTGCCCAACGGGCCTGGCAGGTTGGATCCCAACAGTGCGTCAGGAGGACGTGGGTCAAAGCTGCACTGATCCTCTGGCCAGGTCCTCCGAATTGCCCTGTGGGAGACGGGGGCCACCATCTTGGCTTCCGAGCTCCTCGGCCCGCAGCACCGGCCGGCCAGTGCCCTCAACTCGGAGCGAAAGCGGTCGTTGAGCCAACAGTAGATGAAGGGGTTATAGCAGGTACTGCTGGTGGCAAGCCAGTGGAAGGTGAAATAGAGGGCATTGCTGCTCTGGATGAGCTGACTGGAGATGAGTACCACGTAGCAGTTGAGGGGCGACCAGCAGATGGCAAAGACCACCACCACCAGCATCATCATCTTAATGGTCTTCTTCTTCTTGTGGCGCTGGGCAGCGTATTGCTCCAGGGTGATGTCCCCAACGGCGTTCCTCAGCCACAGTTTCTTGGCCACCGCGGTGTAGGCTACGGTGATGGCCAACAGCGGCAGAGCGTACAGCAGGCCAAAGGTGGCCAGATCCAAGTACTTCCAGACCAGGTCGGAGGGCTGCGGGAAAGCGGGAACGCAAAGGCTCCGGACTGTTGTCTCCCTAGGATCGCCAAACGGACAATAGTCAAGGATTGAGAGGAAGGGGAATgtcttcattcagagaatcacagGCATGTTCACACTTACACTCCAGAATGTACAGCTCAGTCATAAAACCTTCATCAGTTAtacagtcctacagcacggaaacagactgtacaatccaatcaatccatgtcgaccgtaatcccaaactaaactagtcccacctgcctgctcctatctcatatccctccgaacctttcccattcatggaCTTACCCAAATGTAAtgttttaaacattataactgtacccacatccatcactctctctggaaggtcattccacacacgaaccactctctgtgtaaaataactacccctcatatctttttaaaatctttctcctctcaccttaaaagtatgccagccccccatccccacaccccgGTCTCGAACTcccccccaccctaggaaaagacACCTATCATTCATCTTATCCATgcttttcatgattttataaacctctatatggtcaccactcaacctctgacacgagtgaaaaatgtcccacactgtccagcctctccttataactcaaaccctccatacctggcaacatcctgggaaatctcgggaatcagtctggtgaaccttcactcaATTCCCTTAAttgcaagaatgtccttcctctgactaggagaccaaacctgcacacaatactcagggtgtggcctgtataactgcagcaagagaTGTTCCCCATGTCTCTGATCTCTGAAAAATCTTCCATTGTTTTCCTGACATTCACTCACCCCTGGgagagcccttcctgatgaagggcttttgcctaaaacatcaattctcctgctccttggatgctttttCAGCCAAAATACCTTTGACTTttaatcacccctcagccttcccttTTCAAGAGAATAGGGTCCCAGAATATCGATCTTTTTCTGATATCCTTTCCAAAAAAATTTCCTgttattatagagtcatacagcacagaaacagaccctacagtctaaccagtccatgccgaccgtaatcccaaactaaactagtcccacctgcctgctcctggcccatatccctccaaacctttcctcttcatggacttatccaaatgttttttaaattttgcaattgtacccacatccttcactgcctcaggaagttcattccacacacgaaccattcTCCGTGTAAAAAAAGTTGTACCTTGTGTCTTTTTacaatctttctcctctgacctttaAATGTGCCCCTTATTCTtgtacccccaccccagggaaaagacagctCCCTTTtcaatacccctcatgattttataaacctttataaagtcacctttcaacctccaacactccagggaaaacagtcccagcctctccttataattcaaagcTTCCagacccggcaacatcctggtaaatctcttctgaaccctctccagtttaataatatccttcctataacagggtgaccagaactggacacagttctccagaggaggcctcaccaatgtcctgtacaacctcaacatgacgccccaactcctgtactcaaaggtctgggcaatgaaggtaagcgtgccaaatgccttcttaaccaccctgcctTTTTGTGATGTAAATTttgaagaattatgtacctgaactccaaggtagaactctctgttctacaacaggATCAAAACCAGGTCAGGCACAAACACGACCAAAGTATTTGTTGTCAAAGGCACAGAATGTGGAtagcagacacttcagtccagtATTCAATCTAACGCAACACTCACCCTCTGCATGAGTTGCACTTTATTTACAAGACACAATTTTCAAGTCAGTGATATGCAATACACTCCAGCTGATAGGTAACACAGTAATTGTACGGACTTCACCTCAGAAACCAATTAGAAAAGCTTTTGAGGTTATTCCTTTGGCTACGCTGGAAATGATTTGCCTGCGGGTATTGCAATTTAGAAATCAAAGTGGGCACAGTTTGTCCACCGAGATGGGTCAGCAAGGGTTGCTGTAGGCACTCTCAGCAGAGTTGATATTGGTTTTACACATTACAATTGATATGTCACATTTTCggaatgctgctgtgcagagcaTCTTTGTACATCAATCACATTTAACAGGCAACAAATTAAGAAAGCAAGTGACGACCTCCATTGCAAGAGAGGTAGCGTATTAGGTCAAGGCCACGTATGGGAGTAGTgacgggggttgggggggaggcatggggttagcactgctgcctctcagcaccagggactcaggttcaattccagcctcgggcgactgtctgtgtggagtttacgcaTTCTC
The sequence above is a segment of the Chiloscyllium punctatum isolate Juve2018m chromosome 21, sChiPun1.3, whole genome shotgun sequence genome. Coding sequences within it:
- the LOC140492524 gene encoding G-protein coupled receptor 83-like, which codes for MANESAFSRDDLLQPDGTFNESTFSNVSLELLKNLIHSVRHSTGSQSLTVRALLIGAYTLTITVSLFGNLLVCQVLLKNKRVNTATGLFITNLAVADLMITLLNTPFTLVRFVNSTWIFGKTMCHVSRFAQYCSLHVSALTLTAIALDRYQAIVHPLKPRMSVPRGIICVAGIWVLASCFSLPHAIYQRLFRFVYRETTVRSLCVPAFPQPSDLVWKYLDLATFGLLYALPLLAITVAYTAVAKKLWLRNAVGDITLEQYAAQRHKKKKTIKMMMLVVVVFAICWSPLNCYVVLISSQLIQSSNALYFTFHWLATSSTCYNPFIYCWLNDRFRSELRALAGRCCGPRSSEAKMVAPVSHRAIRRTWPEDQCSFDPRPPDALLGSNLPGPLGNSGGTNPSSPRNL